From Lolium perenne isolate Kyuss_39 chromosome 5, Kyuss_2.0, whole genome shotgun sequence, a single genomic window includes:
- the LOC127301329 gene encoding uncharacterized protein isoform X3, with translation MARVAALGEADGASAAAAVAAVRVSRGAPGTWRRVRRAAQEAAAHALLLCFTVLLALKLDGIFFSRSWWVLFIPLWLFHAVVARYRFTLPSPALPQSYQTSQRIPCHSIVATPLLVAFELLLCIFLEGHGESFLDLKLVFLPLLALEIITLVDNFRTFGALMPGHGETITDEEIWERLPHFWIAISMVFLLAATSLMLLKLCGDAVTLGWWDLFINFGISQCFAFLVCARWSNPMDIGGPVLIIPILIFQVLLCMRLEGTPSNARFIPVRAIFSPILLLQVVTAIIAVWRFFERLVVKLQDGITSERYISISSKIDELFMLVQHGSRYSTFCSYPPEMVKEMPKKLLVKEVQRLQLALGEQSKVAKLSQQRCERLKNERILCRICFEWDICIVLLPCRHHVLCEPCSNKCQSCPICRVPIESKLPVNDAASSADPLSDIV, from the exons ATGGCACGGGTAGCAGCATTAGGTGAAGCCGACGGagcaagcgccgccgccgccgttgccgCGGTGCGGGTGAGCAGGGGCGCCCCGGGGACGTGGAGGCGGGTGCGGAGGGcggcgcaggaggcggcggcgcacgcgcTGCTGCTCTGCTTCACCGTCCTCCTCGCCCTCAAGCTCGACGGCATTTTCTTCTCCCGCTCCTGGTG GGTGCTTTTCATCCCGTTGTGGTTATTCCATGCTGTTGTTGCTCGGTATAGATTCACATTGCCTTCTCCAGCATTGCCTCAAAGTTACCAG ACTTCACAGCGGATTCCATGCCATTCCATTGTTGCCACACCTTTGCTAGTTGCGTTTGAGCTGCTTCTCTGTATTTTCCTGGAAG GTCACGGTGAATCTTTTCTGGATTTAAAGCTCGTATTCCTTCCACTCTTGGCCTTGGAAATCATTACGCTGGTTGACAATTTTAG GACGTTTGGTGCTCTAATGCCTGGACATGGGGAAACAATCACTGATGAAGAGATTTGGGAGAGGCTTCCT CACTTCTGGATAGCCATTTCCATGGTATTTCTACTAGCGGCTACTTCACTCATGCTTCTTAAATTATGCG GTGATGCAGTTACTCTGGGGTGGTGGGATTTATTCATTAACTTTGG AATATCCCAGTGCTTTGCTTTTCTTGTCTGCGCAAGGTGGTCCAATCCCATG GATATTGGTGGCCCTGTACTGATAATTCCTATCCTGATTTTTCAAGTTCTTCTATGTATGCGCTTAGAG GGTACTCCTTCTAATGCACGATTTATCCCAGTTCGAGCTATTTTCTCACCTATACTTCTGCTACAAGTGGTCACTGCAATTATTGCTGTTTGGAGATTCTTTGAAAGGCTTGTTGTTAAATTACAAGATGGCATTACAAGTGAAAGATATATTTCTATCTCATCAAAGATTGATGAGTTGTTTATGCTGGTACAACATGGTTCAAG GTATAGTACATTTTGCAGTTATCCACCAGAGATGGTAAAAGAGATGCCGAAGAAACTTCTTGTCAAAGAG GTACAGAGACTTCAGTTAGCATTAGGAGAGCAAAGCAAAGTGGCAAAGCTTAGCCAACAGCGGTGTGAGAGGCTAAAGAAT GAACGGATCTTATGTCGAATTTGCTTCGAGTGGGACATCTGCATTGTTCTGCTTCCATGCCGCCATCATGTTCTATGCGA ACCCTGCTCTAACAAGTGCCAGTCATGCCCGATTTGTCGAGTGCCTATTGAGAGCAAGTTACCCGTTAATGATGCAGCAAGTTCAGCTGATCCGTTAAGTGACATAGTTTAG
- the LOC127301329 gene encoding uncharacterized protein isoform X1 yields MARVAALGEADGASAAAAVAAVRVSRGAPGTWRRVRRAAQEAAAHALLLCFTVLLALKLDGIFFSRSWWVLFIPLWLFHAVVARYRFTLPSPALPQSYQTSQRIPCHSIVATPLLVAFELLLCIFLEGHGESFLDLKLVFLPLLALEIITLVDNFRTFGALMPGHGETITDEEIWERLPHFWIAISMVFLLAATSLMLLKLCGDAVTLGWWDLFINFGISQCFAFLVCARWSNPMDIGGPVLIIPILIFQVLLCMRLEGTPSNARFIPVRAIFSPILLLQVVTAIIAVWRFFERLVVKLQDGITSERYISISSKIDELFMLVQHGSRLIAWSIDEHSKEEEAHLCYTNNIGYSTFCSYPPEMVKEMPKKLLVKEVQRLQLALGEQSKVAKLSQQRCERLKNERILCRICFEWDICIVLLPCRHHVLCEPCSNKCQSCPICRVPIESKLPVNDAASSADPLSDIV; encoded by the exons ATGGCACGGGTAGCAGCATTAGGTGAAGCCGACGGagcaagcgccgccgccgccgttgccgCGGTGCGGGTGAGCAGGGGCGCCCCGGGGACGTGGAGGCGGGTGCGGAGGGcggcgcaggaggcggcggcgcacgcgcTGCTGCTCTGCTTCACCGTCCTCCTCGCCCTCAAGCTCGACGGCATTTTCTTCTCCCGCTCCTGGTG GGTGCTTTTCATCCCGTTGTGGTTATTCCATGCTGTTGTTGCTCGGTATAGATTCACATTGCCTTCTCCAGCATTGCCTCAAAGTTACCAG ACTTCACAGCGGATTCCATGCCATTCCATTGTTGCCACACCTTTGCTAGTTGCGTTTGAGCTGCTTCTCTGTATTTTCCTGGAAG GTCACGGTGAATCTTTTCTGGATTTAAAGCTCGTATTCCTTCCACTCTTGGCCTTGGAAATCATTACGCTGGTTGACAATTTTAG GACGTTTGGTGCTCTAATGCCTGGACATGGGGAAACAATCACTGATGAAGAGATTTGGGAGAGGCTTCCT CACTTCTGGATAGCCATTTCCATGGTATTTCTACTAGCGGCTACTTCACTCATGCTTCTTAAATTATGCG GTGATGCAGTTACTCTGGGGTGGTGGGATTTATTCATTAACTTTGG AATATCCCAGTGCTTTGCTTTTCTTGTCTGCGCAAGGTGGTCCAATCCCATG GATATTGGTGGCCCTGTACTGATAATTCCTATCCTGATTTTTCAAGTTCTTCTATGTATGCGCTTAGAG GGTACTCCTTCTAATGCACGATTTATCCCAGTTCGAGCTATTTTCTCACCTATACTTCTGCTACAAGTGGTCACTGCAATTATTGCTGTTTGGAGATTCTTTGAAAGGCTTGTTGTTAAATTACAAGATGGCATTACAAGTGAAAGATATATTTCTATCTCATCAAAGATTGATGAGTTGTTTATGCTGGTACAACATGGTTCAAG GCTCATTGCGTGGTCCATTGATGAACATAGCAAAGAGGAAGAAGCCCATTTATGCTATACAAATAACATTGG GTATAGTACATTTTGCAGTTATCCACCAGAGATGGTAAAAGAGATGCCGAAGAAACTTCTTGTCAAAGAG GTACAGAGACTTCAGTTAGCATTAGGAGAGCAAAGCAAAGTGGCAAAGCTTAGCCAACAGCGGTGTGAGAGGCTAAAGAAT GAACGGATCTTATGTCGAATTTGCTTCGAGTGGGACATCTGCATTGTTCTGCTTCCATGCCGCCATCATGTTCTATGCGA ACCCTGCTCTAACAAGTGCCAGTCATGCCCGATTTGTCGAGTGCCTATTGAGAGCAAGTTACCCGTTAATGATGCAGCAAGTTCAGCTGATCCGTTAAGTGACATAGTTTAG
- the LOC127301329 gene encoding uncharacterized protein isoform X2: MARVAALGEADGASAAAAVAAVRVSRGAPGTWRRVRRAAQEAAAHALLLCFTVLLALKLDGIFFSRSWWVLFIPLWLFHAVVARYRFTLPSPALPQSYQRIPCHSIVATPLLVAFELLLCIFLEGHGESFLDLKLVFLPLLALEIITLVDNFRTFGALMPGHGETITDEEIWERLPHFWIAISMVFLLAATSLMLLKLCGDAVTLGWWDLFINFGISQCFAFLVCARWSNPMDIGGPVLIIPILIFQVLLCMRLEGTPSNARFIPVRAIFSPILLLQVVTAIIAVWRFFERLVVKLQDGITSERYISISSKIDELFMLVQHGSRLIAWSIDEHSKEEEAHLCYTNNIGYSTFCSYPPEMVKEMPKKLLVKEVQRLQLALGEQSKVAKLSQQRCERLKNERILCRICFEWDICIVLLPCRHHVLCEPCSNKCQSCPICRVPIESKLPVNDAASSADPLSDIV, from the exons ATGGCACGGGTAGCAGCATTAGGTGAAGCCGACGGagcaagcgccgccgccgccgttgccgCGGTGCGGGTGAGCAGGGGCGCCCCGGGGACGTGGAGGCGGGTGCGGAGGGcggcgcaggaggcggcggcgcacgcgcTGCTGCTCTGCTTCACCGTCCTCCTCGCCCTCAAGCTCGACGGCATTTTCTTCTCCCGCTCCTGGTG GGTGCTTTTCATCCCGTTGTGGTTATTCCATGCTGTTGTTGCTCGGTATAGATTCACATTGCCTTCTCCAGCATTGCCTCAAAGTTACCAG CGGATTCCATGCCATTCCATTGTTGCCACACCTTTGCTAGTTGCGTTTGAGCTGCTTCTCTGTATTTTCCTGGAAG GTCACGGTGAATCTTTTCTGGATTTAAAGCTCGTATTCCTTCCACTCTTGGCCTTGGAAATCATTACGCTGGTTGACAATTTTAG GACGTTTGGTGCTCTAATGCCTGGACATGGGGAAACAATCACTGATGAAGAGATTTGGGAGAGGCTTCCT CACTTCTGGATAGCCATTTCCATGGTATTTCTACTAGCGGCTACTTCACTCATGCTTCTTAAATTATGCG GTGATGCAGTTACTCTGGGGTGGTGGGATTTATTCATTAACTTTGG AATATCCCAGTGCTTTGCTTTTCTTGTCTGCGCAAGGTGGTCCAATCCCATG GATATTGGTGGCCCTGTACTGATAATTCCTATCCTGATTTTTCAAGTTCTTCTATGTATGCGCTTAGAG GGTACTCCTTCTAATGCACGATTTATCCCAGTTCGAGCTATTTTCTCACCTATACTTCTGCTACAAGTGGTCACTGCAATTATTGCTGTTTGGAGATTCTTTGAAAGGCTTGTTGTTAAATTACAAGATGGCATTACAAGTGAAAGATATATTTCTATCTCATCAAAGATTGATGAGTTGTTTATGCTGGTACAACATGGTTCAAG GCTCATTGCGTGGTCCATTGATGAACATAGCAAAGAGGAAGAAGCCCATTTATGCTATACAAATAACATTGG GTATAGTACATTTTGCAGTTATCCACCAGAGATGGTAAAAGAGATGCCGAAGAAACTTCTTGTCAAAGAG GTACAGAGACTTCAGTTAGCATTAGGAGAGCAAAGCAAAGTGGCAAAGCTTAGCCAACAGCGGTGTGAGAGGCTAAAGAAT GAACGGATCTTATGTCGAATTTGCTTCGAGTGGGACATCTGCATTGTTCTGCTTCCATGCCGCCATCATGTTCTATGCGA ACCCTGCTCTAACAAGTGCCAGTCATGCCCGATTTGTCGAGTGCCTATTGAGAGCAAGTTACCCGTTAATGATGCAGCAAGTTCAGCTGATCCGTTAAGTGACATAGTTTAG